GCCGGAGTTTCACAGTGTCCtttgtgaatttttaatttattgtaagtGAAAATTTTGATATCTGAAATGAATCCGTTGCAATCGAATGAGAATTGACATTCAAGAGCCTTTTAATAGTTTTTATGTCATAAATATGCGTCTCAGAATTCAAGTAACACACAGATGGCTGTCATCTGAGCCTCTTTTTGGATGAAATTGTAAAACAGCTGCCTCTGAGAAGTAGATTTAAGGGTATGATAGCAAATATTCCAACATCACTTGAATACCAAGTTTTACTAGAGAGCATATAGAAATATTCACATTACCCAATTAATGTATTTTTTGCTACCAAGTATGACTTTGTGTAGCTACTGGTAAACTGTATCCACACTAGAAACTTTTTCTGGttaaagtaatgatttttgtGGTTTTACATGCAGCATATTGATTGCACCAGACATGACATTCTCCACTTTGTGTTGGTCTTCATCACACAGATTGTAATGGTTAActtcccacccccctcccctgaAATGTGTGTACCATgctcacttaaccctttaacttccagaagtaattaacataaaacttctccctacaatatcaatacattcttcagcaaacaggtaatgagaatattcaaacttgtcaggtagaagctgctatgttgatctagcaccaagttctcataactaatctacaaggaaatgtgtagcagctacagaggagagttaacaatcagatcttggcagttaaaggattaaactgTGATCAATAAACTCCTTTTAAGGCAAATAAACTCTAACATCTGTCTGTTGACATAAAATGTTGTGAGAAACATttagttataataataataataataaactttatttacatgTCAAATAAGATAGCAGTTTCCCACTAAGTAAGGACACCTAAACTAAACTAATCTAATCTATTTAAAActatgcattaaaaatttattggaatATGATAAAAGAGCTCTTCCCATATAAAACTACCCTACCCCGAAATAGTAGACCCCATGTTTATAATACCCTACCCTGTATAATAAGATAATAACCTTAATATAATGAgataataagataataataattacaataatatgatcttgataatatttaaaatatttaagatttaCATAAAATACAGTTCTTGCAATTATTCAAAGAGATTAAACTTTGTATATCTACTTTATGTAAAgcgtttttaaatttttgcagcATTCTTAGTgctcttatttttccatctAACTTAGACCAGATTACTGGACCTAAGTACCTAAGAGAGTGCTTACCATAGCGCGTAGTACTAACTCTAGGGATAATGAAATCAttgtttcttaaattatatttgttgttattaataACAAACAGGTTCTTGATATTATTAGGGCACagatcatttttaactttaaacattAACACAGCTATGTCATGTTATCGCCTATTACGTAAGGTTTTTAGATTAGCCCTCTTAAGGAGGTCGCTATATGATGATATGCTATCATAATAAACAGCTCTAAGGGCCCGTTCTTGTACCCTCTCTAATTTTCTAGAATCACTAGCTTTGCAACAATTCCATACAATACTACAGTAAGTTCACAAACAGAGAAGCTTAAGGGAAACTAATGTAGGAACCTTGGAAGTAATGTCTGCAGACAGGTTTCCTCaaggatatttttttgttcCCAGTATAGGCTACTGTGCTTATTACTGGATATTCCCTCATTTTAGCTGGGTCATGTTTATACACATGGTATATTTACACCATTTGACAGGCTTGTAATATTTTGTAGGAGCTCTCAGTGGTGATATCTTTTTCATGTGTGTACCTCTTTAtcctctttatttatttaaggcTCCAGCAAGCAGGGAAGATAGCTGAAGGTGAGCGCCCTCAGCATGGTTATGCTGCATCTAGTAAATCACTATTTGAGAGGAAAGCTCAAGAGGCAAGTGAAACAGGAACAGCTAGAATCAGACCCATAGAGCAAGAGAGAGACCTATTTGTGCCTACCAGTTCTCGACGCAGCACATTTGAGAAAGCAGCTGCAGATGAAGTAAAAAAGGTGACACCAAAAATCAAAGTGGAAGACGAGGAGGTTGACCTGTCAGGAAGAGCAAAATCTCATAAACAGCTCTTTGAGGAACAGGCCAGGCTAAGCGCCCAGGTGTCTCCATCTCTTCCGAGGAAAATATTTGGTGAGCAAGAAGGAGAAGTGGATATTTCTGGGAAGGCAAGATCAAAGAAAGAGTTGTTTGAAAAATATGCATCAGAGAATAAAGCAACATCACCCGGTGCAGAGAGAAGAATCCTTGGAGATGTAGACCTTTCAGGGCGAGCAAAAGCTCATCGCAATATTTTCCAACAAAAGATAGAGGAAGAGTCCCAAGTCAAAGCATCTCGCAAGTTTCATTTAGAGGAAGATGTCTTTTCTGGCAAGGCATCATCGCGACGTgcaatgtttgaaaaatttgggTCATCAAATGATGGAAGTCAAAGGGGTTCTAAACGGGTGGAAGATGAGGAGATTGACTTGAGTGGACGAGCAAAGTCCCATCGCCAAAAGTTTGAGCAATTTGCTGAGGAAGCCTCCAAAGTCCAAACAGCTAGGTCCAAAAGTGATGAATTGGATCTTGTGGGAAAGGCGTCCTCACACaaagaatattttgatgaaaaggtTGTAGAGGCTGGCATGATCAAAACATCAGAAAAGAAGTTGAGAGATGAGGAGGAGGAAGCTATTGCTGGTAGAGCTCGATCGCACAAGATGACTTTTGAAGAGAAGGCTGCTAAAGATTTGGAAGTTCAAACTAGTGATAAATCAAGACTGCAAGAAATACCTGATAGAAgcacaaggaaaaaaagcaagaaagagAAACATGGAGATGAACatgagaagaagaagaagaggcgCAGATCTTCATCAAAGTCCAAAGAACACAAAGAAATTGTGGCACATGGAGAAGCAACTCCAGAAGACAAGATTGAGAATGtgtttgaagaagaaaaagctCAAGATGAAGAAGCAGAGgagagagaaggagaggcaaggGAAGTCCTTGAGGATGACAACAATCATAAAATGAATGGTGAGGAACATGAATCAGATGAAGAGGAACAAATAGAAGTAAATGAGAtgattgaaaatgattttggagGTGAAATTACAGTCGCATCTTCAGATGTGTATGAGTCCAGTCCAGTTGATCTCCATGTTGAAGAAGACACCAATGATGGCAAGGAAGATGAAGAACATGAACCTAAACAGGTTGAAGATGAGCTTAAACCAGCCACATCTGTTACTATGCGTGATGATGGAGATGTCCCAATGGATTATCGTGCAAGGAGAGCtttgagagaaaagaagaaagctaTGGAGGAAGGTGGGTGTACCAAGAGTTTCACATGGTGCATGTATATTTTAAGTTATGATTTGAGTTGCTGATTTTTGTGGGATGTGAATATAAGTTCAGGCAACTTTGGGAATATTTTTTGCTTGATTCTGTAGATGAACATTTTGGTAGATGTATGTTCAGGGCATATTGGTCAGGTTGCATGAAGTGTGACCAAACCAGCCTCATCCAGAATTTGCTCTCTGTTCATTGTAGGGttgaaaaaattcacaatttttgtATCGTAAAGCAGCTGATTTAGCTAATTCCATTTGTTCATGATGATTTGTTTACAAATACATGTGTTTAATTTGAAATATCGCAGGCAAGAATTTGAAAATCTAAAATGTAGATGGCCTGAActtagtttttaattcatatgtgaataactttttcttgttacttCACATTATTTTCCTTCCAGTACACCAATGAAAACCTAGTATTATGGCAAGTGGactgctattttttttttaccatggtTGTCTGTTTGGTAGCTCTTTAAAACATTGTCATCTTTTGTTTGTTGCTAGAAGCGAAAGGTAAGGATTCACAAGATGGCAAGGAAAAGGAAGTTGAGAAAAGTGAAGTTAAACcttcagaggaagaaaaatCTAAATCAGAAGAAGATGGAATGAAAGATCTGGCTACAAGAAGGGCTgagagaagagaaagaaaaaggcaGAGTGCACATGGTACTTCGGAGGATGATGCAGAAGCTCCATCAGATACCTCTTCTGCAAGGAGAACATCTTTAGCAGCTAGAAGGGCTGAACGAAGATTGAAAAGTGCTGGCAAGTCTGAGGAGACTGGTAATGTTGAGAAATCCACTAGTGTGGACAAAGTAGAAGAAGTGCAATCTACAATTGATGAGAAAAGAGCAGCGCGAAGAGCAGCGACAAGGGCTGCTGAGAAggcaacagaaaagaaagaggaagcCAAACCTGATAAGGAAGAAGAGAAGGAAGATGCATTGGCACGTAAGAGACAGGAGAGGAGAGAGAGAGCCGAGAGAAGGAgaagcagcagtaaaagtgaAGCAATACCTGTCGAAGCCTTAACTAAGAGAGGATCTACCTCAGAAGAAGACCAAACAAGTAATACTTCTGAGCAGAAGTCAACATACACAGCATCTGTGAAATCAAGATTTGAGAAGAAAGGAGGTGAAGAACAAACTTTGAGTACATCTCGAGTGAGAGATTCAAAGCCTTCAGAGGCTAAAACTGAGACTGTGTCAGCACGGAAACAATCAGGAGATAATCAGGTAAATCAACAGGTACTtgtatgattaaaaaatatttttttcttacttgtgCAATCATTATATACTTATATCTAAGGTAGTTTTGGATAGGTACAATTTACATGGAGCATTTAACTTTGGCATTTTTTGTATTGTCAGTACATGCAGTACATGTGTGTTAAATGAGGTCAAACTGTTCTTCTGAACAATGATACTATCACCTTAACAAATCTGCAGCCATCAGGGAGGGAAAATTTGTTCAATATTTTGCAATTCATTCCACAAGCTGTAAATAAGCTATTAAGTAATGCTTTAAGTTTTGCTTACCTAAATAGAGAAAGTTTGGCTCAGTACATGTATATCTGACTTTTGTTTAGATGTGGACCAAGTGTTCTTTTTAATCATgtctttgtttgaatatttgaaGATCTGGTTCTCGCAGAGCTGTTGTTTCTTTCCCgtactctttctttttttgtgatgttttccaCTGATAATTCTGATTGTACTCACTATAGAATGTGATTGGCAGAATGCACTTTGAATTGAAGGGACCCGTTATGCCCTGTACATGTATGTTCAGTGCCAAAATTGCCCTGTTAATTTAAGGCTGTTGTTAAGTTCTCTCCTTctagataaaaataattataaacaaCCTATGTGTGGATTGTCTCGATattctttaaatatttctttttaaatctttcatGACTTTTTGCATTTCAGGAAAAGAGAGcacaaagaaaagagaaaaatgatgagATTGACAGTGTCAAATTGAAAGCAAGTGTCCAGGGAGAGAATAGTGGTTACAAGCCAAGAGGTGCAAGAGAAACTCTGAACaagtttgagggaaaagagAATACCAAAGATACAACTACTAAACCTGTTACTGTGAgtaaaacaacttttttaaaaaacttttgatttttttttttcttttttttttttttttcagcagttACACACTTAAATGATATGTGATACAGTACCTGTTAACCTTTTTCACcttaacatcattatgcatattctccacactgttctctatacatttcctaggttctaacagggagaatttgtgaAACCATCAAAGAGCTTTATgagttgctgatcatttcctgtattctcatgacttaaaccttttattcaggggtgatagtgtgaggagaaataagaacctcgtcactcttagggattaaagagttaaatttgaaatgtctttttacaGTAACTTGTGAAATATATGTACAGTCTACATTTCACATTTCCAACTATCAAGTTACAGACTTGTCACTCTGAAACTTCTTTCAAAACATATTTCTTGAGTTGTAAGCTGTGATTTACTGTTTGTTTCTGCTTATTCTTAATTATCATTGGCATTCTACTCTTTCAAATGAAATTACTGGGTCAGGGGACGTTTTTCTTCTCATGCCCTTGCTTGAGTGGACATGTTCACCTTGTACCACTGTGCGTCTCCAATGTGCATTACATgaatgttgtgttggtgttaaCAGTCGTATTTATAAACATGCTTATGTGTCATGCTGGCTTATGCTCATAATAGAACTACAAAATTAATTTGCTCATGTGCTAACCCATGAATGTGTGATCCATTAATGTGCTAATGTCCTCAAGTATGAGGTTAATCAAGGTGGTTCCAATAATGATTGTTTTGAGGTAAGTGAATTAAAAGTGGtgttcttttaaaactttcctgcCATTAATGTACTGCTGTACTGCCCCGTTGCCACAACTTCATggaattttgaatttgaaaatacttACTCGTATGCTatggtttgaaatttaaagtCATCTAGTGGTCAtcaaaaattgccaaaatttaTTACTGACAACCACCTCACAGAACATGGTTGCCCACTGATTAAACAGTAGTTCCAGCTGCCAACCTCTCGAAgttttgaacaatttgaaaTGCCCCAAACTAtgggaaaaaattctgaacaAGAATCTGTGCCgtctattttcttttcattcatatttacagcatctggttgttgttttcttttttgcacTGAGAAGTAACACCAAATCCAGTAAGAATCTCTGAGTCTGCTCTGCTGCTGTAGCATTTATTAACTTCAGTTAACTGTGTTGTTAAATTTAACCAGCTAATCTTTATCAAACTTTAAGCTTTTTAACCAACTAACAGCCAGTTAATATCCTAAAGGAAACTGTGAATTTTGGGGAATCTGATGATGATAGTGAAAAGGTAGGGGTTTAGTTCAAGAGTTTGTATCATACATTTAATCTTATtactatcatttttttaatggtcattttttattttacacagTAAATAGGTTGAACCCAAGGGTAAAATGTGATAGtgttgtctgattgtctggctgagtgtagtcctgagaaggactgttgtcagtagtgGTGACTTGTTTATATCTTATGTTACTTGTAGCTTGTTTGTCAGCAAAGGCTCTGTTAGAGCTAATGGGTTAGTTTATTTTTACGTAGATATGAATTCTAACACTAGGTTCAGTTGAGTGCATGTTAAAGTAAGGGGATTTAATGATTCCTAAGATTAATCATACATGTAGATCCCCCATTTTTCATATAGTACtgctgtacatgtacatgtatgtagcAACCTCATGTTGGGAATTTTAAGTTAGATTTGAAGAtcaggtttttttaattgtagttTTATTATACCCCATTTGTTTCCAACAGAGGACTAATCGCTTTGCACCACCTCAGCAAGAGAAATGTGAGACATGCACGAAGACTGTTTATCCAATGGAGAGGCTTGCTGCTGACAACAAGGTGTTCCATAAAACATGCTTTAAATGTGCTGagtgcaaatcaacattaaggTTTGTCAACACTTGCAATAATTATTAGTTGATATTTACTTTGGGAAGTGTGCATCATGTGAAGTGAAGATGCTTGGAATTGATAGTATTAAAAACTAGAACTGACCTTAAAAGGGGAAATGTGTTGAAATAGaatcaaattctcacaactaagAATTTTTCAGAAGTACAGTATATGCAGGGTTTGGACAGGCCATGGAAAACctgaaaagtcctggaaatctgcttAACTTAAACAAGAAAGTTTTTCAGAATACATTTTGTTTAAGAAATATATGTTGACCCCAAGGAGAATTGATGGTGAAACCTTGGGAATGAAATGGTTTAAGGTGAAATTCGGAGTCCTGGAAAAAAACAATCCACCTcctggaaaagtccttgaaatttctttttgaaaaatggtACAAACCCTGTATATGGTTGTGTTCATAAACCTTgtgtacatgtatataaatgtGCCATCAATACCCCGGTAATTTGCTAGGGAGGGGAGCATCAGTATAATGTACATTGTATTCAGTAGCAACTGAAATGTACCCAGTTAGTAGAACCCCATATTAATGGTAGTAAATGGGTACAAATGCTTTCACACTGAGTGCAGGAACCACATGTACTGCATACCAGCTCCAAGGCTTCACTCAAGGCTTCAGCTTTGGTTGCAAGTGATGATACATAATCTAAAAAtcttttacatgtacatgtaggtcCACTGTAAGTTGTAGAACTTGTGGATGGtctttaaacttgtttaagTGCAGTTTTTGTGGTACTTTAAATGCATGTACCCAGTTAGTACTGACATTAAGCATGGGTGGGATAGTTTGATATTCTGCAAAATAATCAGTAAGTATAggtatatttatttttcatgagatgttttaatttagttttttttctggatACAGTTTAGATTTGGTTGACTACCATAATTACATACATATATGTATTTTATTTGCAATGTTGATTTACATGTACTCATTGCAGTATGTCACACTCTCATCACAGCTTATTTGTGTCAGTTGTGCATGCATTTGCACCTGTGTTCTTTATTGACACCTACATATATTATTAAACATGCGACCATTTGCATCTCAGAAAGTAACTCACCCAAAAACTTAAGTAGTCTGTAGATTTTATCaccaaaaagtaattttgtgaGGCCTGCCAAGTGATTTTGCAATTGCAATTCATATTTTTGttcataattaatttaaaagtcCATCAGTATACTGAACAgtttaaaagacaatttttttgctatttaGTTCCAATTTAATGGTAATAAATTCAGGTAATTTAAATACTTTTGATGGCAAACTTTTCAGCTTCTGAAGAAATGTTAAAGAGATATATACAAACTAACTGATAGAGTTATATACAAGAATTCCcgagttatttttattatacaAAATTGCTCTAGCCAGAATGATATGGTGGACGACGATAATTGAATATTAAGAAATGATAAAGTCAAAACATCTTTACAATGtaggataaaaataaaatttgatcatgAATCAAGGAAGTTGCTATAAgagaaaaaatgctaaaatgGAAAGGAACTATGTTAGAATGTAAACAAATTCTGTGTAACATACGTTGTACATATACTTTAAGCTCGAATAAGGTCGttacatttaaaataattaaatagaACTTCGCTCTAATACAAGATGTTAATTTTGCATTTAGTGGCAAGGGGACTATTTGGATTAATGTAGCCAAGAAAATTGCTAAGATAAACTGAGTTTCGCGTAAATATAAATCGAAAGTCAACTACAGCGTTCATCCAATTAAATTATCAACATCACTGTGTCGTCCGTGTATATGCCTGATGAGAAATTCACAGTCCTGTCATCTTCACAAGATCTTCATGATCACAAAACACGCCAGAAATTTTGTTTCTAGAATATCGTGTTACTTACTGATACATTTTTGTTTGGTAGAGTGGGAAAACCACCAAAATCTGCCTGAAGGTGAGAATAGAATACAGCAAGAATTCCAACTGACTTACAAATTACACCTGACTACCTAAGTTTTTCTAAACGTCTTGACAGTTGGCCGTGTCACATTTGAATTGTCATTTATGTTATACATGGCAAGTTTCCCAAGTTTCTTACAACCCAGTAAATTTTCTAGCAGTTTGTTGTCTTTAAGAGTTTACATTGGGTTATAGGCTTCGTCTTGAGTTGTTAGTCCTAACTCCTAAGACTTTAGAAGAATCATTATGTAATGACATTTATGGAGGCAAAGTGAATGATAGTGATAACATTTGTGTATGCTTGTACTTGATGGTTATTTTcctcgtttgttttgtttcgttttttaatttcatttgttgttttgttattgtttttggtCTTAGTCTTGGTCTCGCTAtcgttggttttgttttcttctttcctttcccaTCTGATTTACAGTTATTCAACTTGAAAGTCTACCTTCTCTGTACATCTGTACATTTGTTCAAATTAGCCGACTGATttgccccccccctccccccgggGGCAAAAACTCACTAGAGGAGGGGGAAATTGTTGCAGTGTTTTATATACAGTGAGGTAGTGGTTGAGAGAATTTGATACTAACTCTAGACATTTTCCGAG
This region of Pocillopora verrucosa isolate sample1 chromosome 3, ASM3666991v2, whole genome shotgun sequence genomic DNA includes:
- the LOC131799401 gene encoding caldesmon isoform X2 produces the protein MADDPSSDEREDMELAEDETGPPLKSKVLNGDHEIGETKVSSTARNTSVSSSSGKSGRHVEENGEIEGSEEEVEEETGESEEESSSEEESSSEESYSDDSEESERLQQAGKIAEGERPQHGYAASSKSLFERKAQEASETGTARIRPIEQERDLFVPTSSRRSTFEKAAADEVKKVTPKIKVEDEEVDLSGRAKSHKQLFEEQARLSAQVSPSLPRKIFGEQEGEVDISGKARSKKELFEKYASENKATSPGAERRILGDVDLSGRAKAHRNIFQQKIEEESQVKASRKFHLEEDVFSGKASSRRAMFEKFGSSNDGSQRGSKRVEDEEIDLSGRAKSHRQKFEQFAEEASKVQTARSKSDELDLVGKASSHKEYFDEKVVEAGMIKTSEKKLRDEEEEAIAGRARSHKMTFEEKAAKDLEVQTSDKSRLQEIPDRSTRKKSKKEKHGDEHEKKKKRRRSSSKSKEHKEIVAHGEATPEDKIENVFEEEKAQDEEAEEREGEAREVLEDDNNHKMNGEEHESDEEEQIEVNEMIENDFGGEITVASSDVYESSPVDLHVEEDTNDGKEDEEHEPKQVEDELKPATSVTMRDDGDVPMDYRARRALREKKKAMEEAKGKDSQDGKEKEVEKSEVKPSEEEKSKSEEDGMKDLATRRAERRERKRQSAHGTSEDDAEAPSDTSSARRTSLAARRAERRLKSAGKSEETGNVEKSTSVDKVEEVQSTIDEKRAARRAATRAAEKATEKKEEAKPDKEEEKEDALARKRQERRERAERRRSSSKSEAIPVEALTKRGSTSEEDQTSNTSEQKSTYTASVKSRFEKKGGEEQTLSTSRVRDSKPSEAKTETVSARKQSGDNQVNQQEKRAQRKEKNDEIDSVKLKASVQGENSGYKPRGARETLNKFEGKENTKDTTTKPVTETVNFGESDDDSEKRTNRFAPPQQEKCETCTKTVYPMERLAADNKVFHKTCFKCAECKSTLRLGNYAALQGKLYCKPHFKQLFKTKGNYDEGFGREQHKTQWTKGR
- the LOC131799401 gene encoding caldesmon isoform X1, coding for MADDPSSDEREDMELAEDETGPPLKSKVLNGDHEIGETKVSSTARNTSVSSSSGKSGRHVEENGEIEGSEEEVEEETGESEEESSSEEESSSEESYSDDSEESERLQQAGKIAEGERPQHGYAASSKSLFERKAQEASETGTARIRPIEQERDLFVPTSSRRSTFEKAAADEVKKVTPKIKVEDEEVDLSGRAKSHKQLFEEQARLSAQVSPSLPRKIFGEQEGEVDISGKARSKKELFEKYASENKATSPGAERRILGDVDLSGRAKAHRNIFQQKIEEESQVKASRKFHLEEDVFSGKASSRRAMFEKFGSSNDGSQRGSKRVEDEEIDLSGRAKSHRQKFEQFAEEASKVQTARSKSDELDLVGKASSHKEYFDEKVVEAGMIKTSEKKLRDEEEEAIAGRARSHKMTFEEKAAKDLEVQTSDKSRLQEIPDRSTRKKSKKEKHGDEHEKKKKRRRSSSKSKEHKEIVAHGEATPEDKIENVFEEEKAQDEEAEEREGEAREVLEDDNNHKMNGEEHESDEEEQIEVNEMIENDFGGEITVASSDVYESSPVDLHVEEDTNDGKEDEEHEPKQVEDELKPATSVTMRDDGDVPMDYRARRALREKKKAMEEEAKGKDSQDGKEKEVEKSEVKPSEEEKSKSEEDGMKDLATRRAERRERKRQSAHGTSEDDAEAPSDTSSARRTSLAARRAERRLKSAGKSEETGNVEKSTSVDKVEEVQSTIDEKRAARRAATRAAEKATEKKEEAKPDKEEEKEDALARKRQERRERAERRRSSSKSEAIPVEALTKRGSTSEEDQTSNTSEQKSTYTASVKSRFEKKGGEEQTLSTSRVRDSKPSEAKTETVSARKQSGDNQVNQQEKRAQRKEKNDEIDSVKLKASVQGENSGYKPRGARETLNKFEGKENTKDTTTKPVTETVNFGESDDDSEKRTNRFAPPQQEKCETCTKTVYPMERLAADNKVFHKTCFKCAECKSTLRLGNYAALQGKLYCKPHFKQLFKTKGNYDEGFGREQHKTQWTKGR
- the LOC131799401 gene encoding caldesmon isoform X6 codes for the protein MADDPSSDEREDMELAEDETGPPLKSKVLNGDHEIGETKVSSTARNTSVSSSSGKSGRHVEENGEIEGSEEEVEEETGESEEESSSEEESSSEESYSDDSEESERLQQAGKIAEGERPQHGYAASSKSLFERKAQEASETGTARIRPIEQERDLFVPTSSRRSTFEKAAADEVKKVTPKIKVEDEEVDLSGRAKSHKQLFEEQARLSAQVSPSLPRKIFGEQEGEVDISGKARSKKELFEKYASENKATSPGAERRILGDVDLSGRAKAHRNIFQQKIEEESQVKASRKFHLEEDVFSGKASSRRAMFEKFGSSNDGSQRGSKRVEDEEIDLSGRAKSHRQKFEQFAEEASKVQTARSKSDELDLVGKASSHKEYFDEKVVEAGMIKTSEKKLRDEEEEAIAGRARSHKMTFEEKAAKDLEVQTSDKSRLQEIPDRSTRKKSKKEKHGDEHEKKKKRRRSSSKSKEHKEIVAHGEATPEDKIENVFEEEKAQDEEAEEREGEAREVLEDDNNHKMNGEEHESDEEEQIEVNEMIENDFGGEITVASSDVYESSPVDLHVEEDTNDGKEDEEHEPKQVEDELKPATSVTMRDDGDVPMDYRARRALREKKKAMEEEAKGKDSQDGKEKEVEKSEVKPSEEEKSKSEEDGMKDLATRRAERRERKRQSAHGTSEDDAEAPSDTSSARRTSLAARRAERRLKSAGKSEETGNVEKSTSVDKVEEVQSTIDEKRAARRAATRAAEKATEKKEEAKPDKEEEKEDALARKRQERRERAERRRSSSKSEAIPVEALTKRGSTSEEDQTSNTSEQKSTYTASVKSRFEKKGGEEQTLSTSRVRDSKPSEAKTETVSARKQSGDNQVNQQEKRAQRKEKNDEIDSVKLKASVQGENSGYKPRGARETLNKFEGKENTKDTTTKPVTETVNFGESDDDSEKRTNRFAPPQQEKCETCTKTVYPMERLAADNKVFHKTCFKCAECKSTLRVGKPPKSA
- the LOC131799401 gene encoding caldesmon isoform X5 — protein: MADDPSSDEREDMELAEDETGPPLKSKVLNGDHEIGETKVSSTARNTSVSSSSGKSGRHVEENGEIEGSEEEVEEETGESEEESSSEEESSSEESYSDDSEESERLQQAGKIAEGERPQHGYAASSKSLFERKAQEASETGTARIRPIEQERDLFVPTSSRRSTFEKAAADEVKKVTPKIKVEDEEVDLSGRAKSHKQLFEEQARLSAQVSPSLPRKIFGEQEGEVDISGKARSKKELFEKYASENKATSPGAERRILGDVDLSGRAKAHRNIFQQKIEEESQVKASRKFHLEEDVFSGKASSRRAMFEKFGSSNDGSQRGSKRVEDEEIDLSGRAKSHRQKFEQFAEEASKVQTARSKSDELDLVGKASSHKEYFDEKVVEAGMIKTSEKKLRDEEEEAIAGRARSHKMTFEEKAAKDLEVQTSDKSRLQEIPDRSTRKKSKKEKHGDEHEKKKKRRRSSSKSKEHKEIVAHGEATPEDKIENVFEEEKAQDEEAEEREGEAREVLEDDNNHKMNGEEHESDEEEQIEVNEMIENDFGGEITVASSDVYESSPVDLHVEEDTNDGKEDEEHEPKQVEDELKPATSVTMRDDGDVPMDYRARRALREKKKAMEEEAKGKDSQDGKEKEVEKSEVKPSEEEKSKSEEDGMKDLATRRAERRERKRQSAHGTSEDDAEAPSDTSSARRTSLAARRAERRLKSAGKSEETGNVEKSTSVDKVEEVQSTIDEKRAARRAATRAAEKATEKKEEAKPDKEEEKEDALARKRQERRERAERRRSSSKSEAIPVEALTKRGSTSEEDQTSNTSEQKSTYTASVKSRFEKKGGEEQTLSTSRVRDSKPSEAKTETVSARKQSGDNQEKRAQRKEKNDEIDSVKLKASVQGENSGYKPRGARETLNKFEGKENTKDTTTKPVTRTNRFAPPQQEKCETCTKTVYPMERLAADNKVFHKTCFKCAECKSTLRLGNYAALQGKLYCKPHFKQLFKTKGNYDEGFGREQHKTQWTKGR
- the LOC131799401 gene encoding caldesmon isoform X3, whose product is MADDPSSDEREDMELAEDETGPPLKSKVLNGDHEIGETKVSSTARNTSVSSSSGKSGRHVEENGEIEGSEEEVEEETGESEEESSSEEESSSEESYSDDSEESERLQQAGKIAEGERPQHGYAASSKSLFERKAQEASETGTARIRPIEQERDLFVPTSSRRSTFEKAAADEVKKVTPKIKVEDEEVDLSGRAKSHKQLFEEQARLSAQVSPSLPRKIFGEQEGEVDISGKARSKKELFEKYASENKATSPGAERRILGDVDLSGRAKAHRNIFQQKIEEESQVKASRKFHLEEDVFSGKASSRRAMFEKFGSSNDGSQRGSKRVEDEEIDLSGRAKSHRQKFEQFAEEASKVQTARSKSDELDLVGKASSHKEYFDEKVVEAGMIKTSEKKLRDEEEEAIAGRARSHKMTFEEKAAKDLEVQTSDKSRLQEIPDRSTRKKSKKEKHGDEHEKKKKRRRSSSKSKEHKEIVAHGEATPEDKIENVFEEEKAQDEEAEEREGEAREVLEDDNNHKMNGEEHESDEEEQIEVNEMIENDFGGEITVASSDVYESSPVDLHVEEDTNDGKEDEEHEPKQVEDELKPATSVTMRDDGDVPMDYRARRALREKKKAMEEEAKGKDSQDGKEKEVEKSEVKPSEEEKSKSEEDGMKDLATRRAERRERKRQSAHGTSEDDAEAPSDTSSARRTSLAARRAERRLKSAGKSEETGNVEKSTSVDKVEEVQSTIDEKRAARRAATRAAEKATEKKEEAKPDKEEEKEDALARKRQERRERAERRRSSSKSEAIPVEALTKRGSTSEEDQTSNTSEQKSTYTASVKSRFEKKGGEEQTLSTSRVRDSKPSEAKTETVSARKQSGDNQEKRAQRKEKNDEIDSVKLKASVQGENSGYKPRGARETLNKFEGKENTKDTTTKPVTETVNFGESDDDSEKRTNRFAPPQQEKCETCTKTVYPMERLAADNKVFHKTCFKCAECKSTLRLGNYAALQGKLYCKPHFKQLFKTKGNYDEGFGREQHKTQWTKGR